The DNA sequence gatgtttcaccactcggtggtctccagcgtcatcttctacgctgtagtgtgctggggcagcaggatgaaggcggccgacaccaacagactcaacaagctcattaggaaggctggctcggtgctgggagtggagctggagtctgtggtggaggtgacggagaggaggatactgaggaaactcctcagtattcgtaacaacacgtctcaccccctgcacgacacactgctgtcctacaggagcacattcagtggtagactgagactaccgaggagcagcacagaacgccacaggaggtccttcctgccagtggccatcagactgtataactcctcccctttctgtagggagaagcgctagataatcatgtcaggcatcactgtcattccctccacttgtctatattatgtttacttagcaccttacatctccatattgtatccatgtatcatatattgtgctcataccgcgtactgtactctttttggattatagtgacacttatactctgtacttaactgcatttaatgtaacttgatacctctggcacaagaatttccttcgggattaataaagttttatcttatcttatcttatcttacacacatgctagctgctacatgctagctgctacatgctagctgtcagagagcctcagctgctggttgtgtttcctcttccttACATGATAGAGGGTGACTGACTGACAGttatccaatcagctgctggagGCCACTGAGCCCAGCAGTCCTCACAGAGCTGGGTACCTCCCAGGACcaggtccaacggtctgtagaGACCTGGGTCCACCACGTCCAACCAGAGCCCAGAGAAGgatccaaacagtggaaactgCTCTGACTTCATCAAAGTGTTGAAGCCGCCTGAGGTCTGTGGGATCAGAATGAATAATGAGGGTGGTTTGATGTTCGGCAGAGTATTACTCAGACACAGTAATCACAGGTCAGCCTGCATCCATCTTGCTCGCTGCCCCCTTGGTTACCATGACAGCGGCAGCATATCAGAAGATGCAGAGGCAGCTAAATCAAGAGGCCAATTACTCAGACAGATGCTGATACAGTAGATGCTTGTCATCCACTTCCTCGAGAGCAAACTGCTGTGATAACGAATGCGATGCTTCACCCGGCGTGACCTCCACCAGCCGCTCAGGCAGTTATTCATCCACGAGGCTGCAGCACCGACAGCCAGGTTTATCAGCAGAGTGATGCCTCCTGACGTGTCCTCGGACCTCAGCGGGCTTTTCATTCAGCTAATTCTGCTTCCTGTGACACGGAATCGATCAGTGTAGATCAAATGAATCACTAagagcagctcagaggaagCAGGAGCTCCAGAtaacagcaggaagcagcagagagaatgGCTCTAAATAAACATGGCTGCACCCTCATCCATTACTCAACCTAACTCCTGATTGATCCAAACATGGGCAAGAGATGTAACACTTCTCATCAATTGAGAAATTATTACaaatttgacctttgacccacaaATTCAACCCATAACATTTGTATTAAATTCAAAGAACTTCTGTTAGATGATGAGCAATTCATATGATATCAAGTTCACAGGATCAGAATGTACAGATAACTATAGCACCACCTTCTGGGGTGGAGGTCTGATAGAACGACAAGAAACAATATTATCATCAGCCTCTGTGGGAATTGACTAGCTTtaggagccagcctctagtagACACTTTCACAAAGCCAGTGTTTGTGGACATATAGATATCTatagcgccacctgctggtgggGAGGTCTAACAAAGTGTTACACATTAAAACAACAGCATCATTTCTTCCTCCTGTAATTCCACAGGACCACAGCTGGAAAAAGCTCAGGAGGtgacacacactcttctccccCCTTCACACACCTCTGCGCTCTGATGgccacctgcagacacacactcactgaaacAAACAGAATGTCATCACCATTAAGGAAAATGTCACGGCCAATCAATGGCTGCCTTTGCCGTCCCTGAGTACCTGCCGCCGTCACAGTGCTCGGCGTGGCGAGCTTCCACACTGATGAGTGACTCACTGCAGTCACAGAAACCAAGCTCTGCCTTTTCCCCGCAGTCTGACAGAGGATCCAGCTTCTCAGACACAAAATGGCCTCCGAAACGAAAAGGGAAGAGAACGGCACGTTCTGATAATGTCACAGATGAATGGAAACTCTGATAATGTCAGAGCGGATGGAGAGTCTGAGAGATATATCACGGTGCTGTTGACCCACAGCGACACTAATGTAGCATTAGCTGCAGTGTCAGTGTAGGCGACGGTGACTGTGGACAATCCAGAGTCAGTAAAATGACACGTTTAAGGAGAAATGATGCAGGAATCTTTTGTGGAGTTGAACACGAAACTCTGGAACATCTACTTCACAAAGATTTTAGTCCGACATACAAAGCTGGATTTCTCTAAAAATTAATgtcatattattttttatatgcATCATCTACCCTCATCTGTTACAGACTCTATTAACACCATGGTCCTCTTGGGTAAATATCATATCCACTGTGCTTCCTTCCCTGCTTTTCTGAATGCTTTATTTCATCACTTAAACAGATGGAAAGCAAATCGGCCTGAACTTCTGCCATCTTCTGCTTTTCTAATGTCTAAGgtatttttattcatcttttCTCTTTGCTGCTCCGTTTTTATGATCACATCTTATCCTCCTGCCACGTGGCGCTCGTTCTTTTTCGTTTTTCCTTCATGAAATCCCCTGTTTCGTTGTTCTTTGCACTTATTTTGTACATTGTACCTCATTTCATCTGTATTTCTGTTATTATCCTCTTCAGGGTTTGTATTTTTAATTGCTGAGACATTATGAGGTCTGTGTATTctagcacacaaacacacagtgaatcccactgatgactgtttactgtctgaacaaaggctacatgctaacgaGTAGCTACATGGGACCACAGACGAGGTCATTAGAGGTCACTAAGCTGGCTCTCTCTTTCGCTTTAGGTTAGACTACAcctaagaaaacacacattcaaggaagatggaggacacatATCACAGCTGTATTGACTTTTCCATCAGGTAAAGAAATAAAGCTGACAAATAATCCGAGTGTGTGAACGTCGTCTGTGTGCAGCcagctgagctgctgttgtttccttcatttaaaatgaagcTGCAGTCAGGGTGGAGCTGGGACATGAAGCAGCACTCTGCAGAGGGCCCCTCTCACACAGAGAGTGTCCTCTCAGTGATTAATAAGCCACTCTGTCTGTAATAACATCTTCACCGACACTCACAGACTCTTCGCTCTGTGAACGCACTCGTTCCGTTGGCTGCGATGGCGGGACGCCGCTCCCATGAGGCCGTCTGCTGCTGAATCAGAGACGCCTTAAGGGACGGACGGCCATCTGTAAACTGCAAANNNNNNNNNNNNNNNNNNNNNNNNNNNNNNNNNNNNNNNNNNNNNNNNNNNNNNNNNNNNNNNNNNNNNNNNNNNNNNNNNNNNNNNNNNNNNNNNNNNNNNNNNNNNNNNNNNNNNNNNNNNNNNNNNNNNNNNNNNNNNNNNNNNNNNNNNNNNNNNNNNNNNNNNNNNNNNNNNNNNNNNNNNNNNNNNNNNNNNNNGACGGCGATCAGTGACTGTCACAGAGGGTCCCACCCTTCACCTTCACCATGGTGCCAGTCTCACCAGAGATGAAACGAGCCTTTATCAGCAGGAAAATGAGGTAGTGACAGCTTTAGTGGTGTCTGGTGTCCTCCTGTGTTCATCTCCACGTGACCCAAGCTCGTTTTCTCCCGTTATCTTGAgataaagtttgttttgtatctCATGTGGTGATAAAATCAGCAGCGCTCTTTGTGATTCTCACACGTTTCTTCCTCTCATCATCTCAaactaacatttttttttgttttctgctgatACAGATCCCTGTTGTTGTCCTGACATAACAAACCTCGTCATGGATAACAACTTCATTTATCTGATTATCGAGGTAAACAGGACTGTGTTCTGTCAGGAGAAGGATTTACTTCATTATCTCAAAATAACTGAGCTGCTTCTCTTCAGTTTGAATCATCTCATTATCTCAAGACGACGGCGCAGGTTCTGCTCTTCTTCCTGTGGTAATGGCTTCATTTATCTTCTTCTTTTGTCGATTTTATTCATCTCATTATCTCAGGCTAACAAAGTGGTAACAGTTTCATTCATCTGCTCTTCTCCTGGTAACATCGTTTACTCCCTCGTTATGAGGAAGGCTGAGATGTGATGTGAggcaggatgaggaggagccCGCAGACGCAGAGCTGATTGTTCCAAGCCGTTCGTTAACCTTTATTATCTGGAATGAAAGGAGCGGCGTGTTGTTCGGTGGAAGGTGTGACGGCGCTCTGCAACACACTCAATTCACTTTTAATTGGTTTCTGTATGTGTAACCAAAAATAACAAAGCAGCGCTGccctttgtgagtgtgtgtgcagctcctcGGCTGTGTAATTAATTCTGCCCAGAATTCAATGAGATAATTAAAGAAGCTTTTGTTCTGCTGTCATCAGTCTTCATGGAGGCTGCAGCTCCTGTTTGTGGAACTGAAACTGGTGGAAAACCTCTTTTCTTTAGCCTGATACCTGCTGATTATTTACATACCAGAATTCACATAAATAACAAGACAGAGGTCGTATCTAGTGACCCAGCATCAGCCATCTTTTAGCTCTctccccctcgctctctctctctcctggttCATTAGCTCGTTAGCTTCACATGAGCAGACTagcagagaacagaggagaggagttcTTACTGACCGTGAACCCACCGCTTCCTAATTCACTTCACCTTCCAATCCCCCAATgtgctcctacacacacacacacacagacacagacacacacacacagacacacacacagacacagacacagacacacacacacacacacactcacactcacacacacagacacacacacagacacacacacacagccttgttAGATGCTGCACACTGAGGCAGCCCAGATCATTGCATAGCTTTAAAGTTGGGACCTGtcagggaaataaaaaaaaaaagctgttgccatggagacggaGTTGCTTCTGCAGTAACTGTAGGCCGACCTGCTTATCAGCAAGAGCTCTGGGAGAGTTGTGCGTCTGAGATGAAACAATGTTatttgtgtatgcatgtgtatttCAGACTGTCAGACTCGCAGGTTCGGCTCGACGCTGCTGCTCCACTTCTCTTCTAAACAGCAGAGCGCCgcagacaacaggaagtgagagcAAGGCGCAGCCACGGTGGAGgtcacagcagcactgacagcagctccacGCCAACAGGACGCTGATGGGGGATAACAATGTGTTTGTGGACAGATGTGGTTTGGACCTGACAGCTGGAATCAGCAGGTCTTACCTAACACAGACGTTCTGCTGAGAGCCAGCCTCGAGTGGACACTACAGGAACTGCAGTTACATATAACTAGCGCCACCCACTGGTGAGGAGGCCGAATAAAACACAATGTGTTTAAAGTATCTACAGAGGCTAACAGAGTTCGTGTCCGAGGCTGGAAACTTGTTTATACCTGCTGTAATGGAGGCCTgcggggactgactcacttctggagccagcctctagtggacactggcgGAACTGCAGTTTCCCCTGAAGCAAAcagcctttacacacacacacacacagacacacacacagtgatctCATGAAGCCCTCAGCAGTAAATAAGAGGAGCTGACAGAGAATTGATCCACTGCTATTAGCAGCACTTAGACTGCAGAGACGAGGCGGAGCTGAGGGGGCATATTTTACAGCACTTCTCTGTTGGCTCATTATTCAGCTCCTGGGTGTCTGCTTATGAAATGGACCTGCAGCAGATTTACAGGCCTGCAGCGGCATACGTACAGCAGACCCACCTGAGAACActccacatttacacacacgCAGTAATTTGAATTGCATACAGCACTCGCAGAGCTGGAAAGCACCGCGGTGACTGAATGTTTAATGTGGAGTGTAGCTGGAGCTGGGAGAAGCGCCCTGGGCTCCCTGCGTCTCGCTTCAAGGATTTTCTCAAAGTTTTCGCCTCGAACTGAAAGTTCCTGCCGCAGTTCCACAGCGACTGTAATGTTCACAGGACTCCTGCCCTCCTGCAGAGTCCACTTTAACTGGTCTTACAGGAAGCCTCCAGCCCTGAGTTAATATTACATCTCTGAGGGTGGATGTGTGCACAGAGCTCTGCAACAGGACACAGTTTAAAGCCTGAGCATAAAACATGTCACACAGGACAAGTCCAACAGCGGCACATTTCCACCAATGCAGGAGTGGCTTTTATAAACGCTCTCGGACAAAGTCAGCAAAGTGTGTGTTATTAGGGCTGGTTCCAACTTCAACAGCCCCCTGATTGGTCAACATGGCAGCTCCTGTCAGGTGAAGCTTGGTCACCTCGTGAGCACTGCGATGCTGTCAATGgaaacacaaagctgcagcGAAGCAATCAGCGAACATCCTGCAGCCAAAACTCATCCTATATGTGAACCCTCTCCGATTTAGTTTCACAGCCATAATAGCAGACAGAATTATGGTCTAAATTCTCTTTTGCTGCGTGGATGTATCCATCCTGATTTTGCATGTGTAGTTCGCGGAATTCTGAACAACAGACAAACTCACATGAACCCACTAATGACTGAAACCACCTGTGGTTTGGTCACAAACTCATGAACAGTGTAGAATCCAGCTGCCTCCCAGGATAAAGCAGCTACAGTCAATGTGTGCGATGAAAGTGATGATCTGGAGACCAAGCATGGAGCTAAAAGAACAAAGACTGGACTCCAGATAAGGATCAAGTGTCTCCTGCTCACAGTCAACATGTCCGAGCCAAACCTGgttctaataataatacatcgaaCTTACATAGCGCTttctaggacactcaaagacactttacagatgcattattcattcaccccacattcacacagtggcagtggtaaactacagatgtcGCCACAGCTCCCCTGGGGGACACTgatggagacgtggctgccgaggtgcctacggcctctccgaccaccgccgattcattcatacaccagtgagtgcactggaggcaatgtgggcaaagtgccttgcccaaggacacacaacaatgactagggaggagctgggattgaaccgccgaccttccttttggacaaccctgctctaccactgagccactgcccACAGCTCTGTTTTTATATAACATTATGCAGTCAGGGCAAATCAGATATCTGCATTCATGTGAGGATCTGCAAAGTCAGGACCGGTGTAAACCACAGCTCTGCTccgtctctcacacactcagacacacacagagcatttaTCTTAATACAGTGTTTCCCTGCATGGTATTTATCTTGTTAGAGAACAGAGTCCTGCTACAGGTGCTGCTCCTTCACTGAAACTCCCCTCAGCAGAGACATCCGTCTTCATCTGCCGCGGTCTGCAGGAGGAAGGAATCAGACGGCTCCCCGTCTGTGAGCTCAGATCATTTACTGCTGACCAGActctctgtgtgctgttctatgatcaGCTGTTTGAAAAAGCTCCAGGCACCTGAATCAGCAGCAGGACCTCTTTTGTGTGGGTACATGAAAGTTTGTGCTGCGCCCTGGGAGGATCAGAGCTCCCCCTCCCACCACcagcagaagagaagaagatgaTTAGCTGGTAGATTACAGAAACAAAGATGGagcttcctctttcctctcagGATGCACCCCGCTGTGACACTCAGCACCGAGTTTCCTCCTCATTTTCCTCATTGTCTCCTTTACGTTGTTGATTATCCCACtcagatgaataaatacatgctaaCGAGGGCGAAGTCAAAAGTGTCTCTAACAAAGTTCTGCTGGATGAAACGACCACAGTTTGACCTGATGGTGGCGGTGTTGTCCTCGTGTTACTGACGCACAGTGTTCAGTCACGTACAGCACAAGCAGACGTCTGGATGCCAACTAAACACAACGGTGCAAGTGAATTCAGACTTTAGAAACAGAAGAAAGCAGCTGATCAAtaaatcctaatcttaatctccTAATCAGTGATTAGTCGGGATGTTCCGGcctgctctgtgtctgcagtgctTCCATTGTACGAACAAACAATGATCTAACAGCACAGAGACATCATTAATATCACAGTCATTTCATTAGCGTCCCACTGGAGTTCATAAACAAAACTTTGCAGCATTAAATGAAAGAATCCAATAAATCTCCTGCTGCTGTATGAAACATTCTGTCATCAAAGAAAAGGAACACCTGTGCAGAACACTGCTCCACGTGTCCTGATGCAGAAGTCCAGAGAACTCTTCACCGTCATTACATCTGCACATTTTACATCAACACTCATCAATCAGATTCACtgctgaagttagcatgctagctaaaCATCCATTTCCATAGTAATTATATGAGCAATCTTTCAAGCAGGCAGTTTAGCTAACTAGCTTCAACAAAGCCACAGCAGTGGTTTAAGCTAGATTGTATccacttagcttagcatgtaaGCTACTCTTTGCACATTACTGTGGTTTATAACGCCTGAAACCGCCCACTGGGCAGCCCTGGTAGTGGCTCAGTGTTGGGCCTTCAGTGATGACATCAGTATGACCCCATGGCTCCAGAACACATGCAGAATCACACTTAAACATCACATCACCGCAATATAAGCCGAGCAACGTTTGACTTCCTGAGCATTTACAaccaataaacacacattaaccACTAAGAGTGGGAGGCTGAGGTCACGGATACTGTCAGAGTCCAAAATAAAATACCAAATACTGTCAGAGTCCAATAAAATACCAAATACTGTCAGAGTCCAAAATAAAATACCAAATACTGTCAGAGTCCAAATAAAATACCAAATACTGTCAGAGTCCAAATAAAATACCAAATACTGTCAGAGTCCAAAATAAAATACCAAATACTGTCAGAGTCCAAATAAAATACCAAATACTGTCAGAgtccaaataaaacacaacgAAAATAGTTTAGTTAATAAATCACACTCACCAACACGGAGCTCCTCCACAGTGCTGCCGGTTTGAAAATTAAATCCATCATTTCTTTTCTCCAGAAGACTAAAGTTCATCTGTTCTAGTCCATCAATAAGTCTCTTCTGTGGACATGGAAGCTGATGCTCAGAAAATGACGGCTCAGCAGAAGCAgtggacacagggacagacaaagacagggacagacacagacacacggggacagacacagacagacggggacagacacagacagacagggacagacagggacagtcacagacagacagggacagtcacagtcacagacacacagggtcagtcacagacagacagggacagtcacagacacacagggacagtcacagacagacagggacagtcacagacagacagggacagacacagacagacagggacagacacagacagggacagtcacagacagacagggacagtcacagacacacagggacagacacagacagggacagtcacagacacacagggacagtcacagacagacagggacagtcacagacacacagagacagacacagacacacggggacagacacagacacacacggggacagacacagacacacggggacagacacagacacacagggacagacacagacacacacggggacagacacagacacacggggacagacacagacacacacggggacagacacagacacacggggacagacacagtcacagacactgacagtcacAGCCCGGTCCTTCCCTCTGCTGGGACAGGCTAGCTAGCACATGGGGTAGCCGAGCTCTTCTCACAACATCCAGCTTTTCGTGAAAGCTCCATCTTGAAAATGGCGTCACGAGtacatctctctccctctctctctctctctctctctctctctctctctctctctcttggtaTCGGTCCGGTCTCCGGGTTCAGTTCGGACATTTTGCAGAGTGCCGCCGTTCAGGCTCTCGGAGTGTTTATCCAATCACAGGGCTCGGTCATGTCCAGTCCAGTGTAAGGCCCTCTGATTGGCTTTGAGGTCGCTGACTcgagctctgattggctgttgacTGTGTCCGTTCACTCACAGCGCTGAGCCTGCTCTGCTGAGTCTGGAGGCGTTCGGCAGATTTCATATCACCTGGCAACAGACGCTGGCTGAAATATGATTGGATAAAAACTCATAATATACAACACCGGGAGCAGCTCAACCGAGTGTATGTTTATAATATGACTTAAAGagaatatttatatatatatatgatacaaacacacagagacgtgtgagataaaaaaaagtccTCATCTATGTCTTTCTATCATCTTAAACTCATCTATCAACAACAGCAAAATATCACCGTGGCACAAAGCTCTTTAGTGCCCCCTGCTGCTGAGATTAAATGCCTACAGCACCTGGTCCCTCGGTGCTCTCCCATCCCAGCACTGACCAGGCCTGACCCTGAGCCCAGACCAGACACCATGTGACATATTGACTAAATTCAACCTTTGTGTCTGGACGTCTCTGTAGAGACAGCCtacactcctcctcctcgtcccaCACTGTGCCTGGACTGAGCAGGATCCTCGGCCTCCTCGGGACCGCTTCAGTGGCCTCCTCTGGCAAAGGCCTCCTTGTGAATGTGATGGAGCATGAAGGTCTGTGTGGTGGAGGGGCTGTGCTCCTCTTTAAGATGTACACATGGTGGAGGGCCAGGGAAGAAGACCCCCACACGTCCTGGTTATCCTGTCCTTCTTCTCTCCAGCAGCTTCAGCCTCAgctgagggatggaggagaccagTTGCCGCACAGTTCTTCTATACCCTCGTCCCTGTATTTAACCCCTTCCTCCCGCAGGATGGTTAGGATCCCCGCAGCCTCGGCGGACAGCGTCCCTCAGCCTGATCAGACCAGCTCTGTCCCTCCACAGGTAAGTTTTGGGTTGCTGATCACCTCAGGACAGAGAATGTGATCGTGTTTGTGACTTTAAATGGAACGCTGTGCGCCGGCCTCTGCTGGTCTAATGGATCCATGGATGAATCCGCCAGTTCCGGTAGGTCCATTTCATGTTAAGACTGTAAATACCGTCACTCACCAGCCTGAATCTGTTCTTCATGAAACCAGAGGACTCAGGTTggtgcagcgccccctgctgtccacacagcagcacctaCACCACTGATAACTTAAAGGCAGAAGAATCAGAAGACGTCTCCTCACATTtctataaacaaaaacacatgagcaACAGTTCATAAAGTTTATTGACAGAGTAAAGGAGCTGCTGGACCCAGTGTAACATGGTGCAGTACGAGAGTAAACTGGAAATGTTCAGGAAGAAACGGTTTGTGTCCCACATCTGTGACATGTAAAGCAAAGACTGCTGAGGTGAACGGGTCGATCAAGTACTGAGGCAGGAGCAGACGCAGGCCCGGCAGGCCCGTCTGCTCCTGAACAGGAACACTTCACGCCTGAGATGATGAGAGGCGCTTTAAGTTAGTGAGGGAGCTCGTGGGGGACCAGCTTGTAGTGGGAGCCGCAGGACGGGCAGCGCTGAGCCTCGCCCTCATGGAGCCAGAACCACACCACACAGGTGTTGTCTTCTTCACCTGCACAGAGGAAGACGGGGTTCAGACCCAGATCACACACTTTATAACAACATCACAgcaggtgatgaagaggagaggaagctgAGATCTACTCACAGACACATCCCACAATCCTCTTGTTGGTGATGGAGGGAACCAGGTGGGGGTCGGCCTTGGACCCGGCGTAGACCTTTGGCTTCATCATGCTGTAGGGGtcctggaggagagaggaggctcaGGTCAGAGTACAGCACAGCTTCTCATTAAGGTTCTTCTTCACTgtaacacagcagctctgctcctcaGGAGTCACTGATAACTCTGTGTTCATTAGAGTCCACCCCACAGCGCCCACAGCACGGCCGAGAGAACCGCCCCTCATTCCCCTGTGTGTTAACCCCCTCCTATCTCCTGGAGCTGGAGGCCAGAGCCGTCAGAGAGCCTGAAGCAGAGCCTGATCTCTGCCTGTCAGGTCAGGAAATTTGTTCTCACTGGTCATGAGGACAAACgtcacagcagaaacatgtttgagaAGAGGAGCAGCTCACCGTGCCCTCCTTCATGGCCT is a window from the Parambassis ranga chromosome 12, fParRan2.1, whole genome shotgun sequence genome containing:
- the LOC114443728 gene encoding cytochrome c oxidase subunit 5B, mitochondrial-like is translated as MAARLLLRSAVRAATACRAARAPALSRGMAAGGIPTDEEQATGLEKIIMKAMKEGTDPYSMMKPKVYAGSKADPHLVPSITNKRIVGCVCEEDNTCVVWFWLHEGEAQRCPSCGSHYKLVPHELPH